Proteins from a single region of Neomonachus schauinslandi chromosome 10, ASM220157v2, whole genome shotgun sequence:
- the RPS21 gene encoding 40S ribosomal protein S21: MQNDAGEFVDLYVPRKCSASNRIIGAKDHASIQMNVAEVDKVTGRFNGQFKTYAICGAIRRMGESDDSILRLAKADGIVSKNF; the protein is encoded by the exons ATGCAGAACGACGCCGGCGAGTTCGTGGACCTGTACGTGCCGCGGAAATG CTCCGCCAGCAACCGCATCATCGGCGCCAAGGACCACGCGTCCATCCAGATGAACGTGGCCGAG GTTGATAAGGTGACGGGCAGGTTCAACGGCCAGTTCAAAACCTACGCTATCTGTGGGGCCATTCGCAGGATG GGTGAGTCCGATGACTCCATCCTCCGACTGGCCAAGGCCGATGGCATCGTGTCCAA GAACTTCTGA
- the CABLES2 gene encoding CDK5 and ABL1 enzyme substrate 2 isoform X2, producing the protein MQRQRRRVASQRCSLEFLEDAVGCASVQRTKHISGSPRHKGLKKTHFIKNMRQYDTRNSRIVLICARRSLCAAFSVLPYGEGLRVSDLRVDSQKQRHPSGGVSVSSEMVFELEGVELGADGKVVSYAKFLYPTNALVTHKTDSHGLPPQPRPSVPRALPGSRYKPAPAKSAPAGTELGSDAGDALEYNPNLLDDPQWPCGKHKRVLIFASYMTTVIEYVKPSDLKKDMNETFREKFPHIKLTLSKIRSLKREMRNLSEECSLEPVTVSMAYVYFEKLVLQGKLNKQNRKLCAGACVLLAAKISSDLRRSEVKQLIDKLEERFRFNRRDLIGFEFTVLVALELALYLPESQVLPHYRRLTQQF; encoded by the exons ATGCAGCGCCAGAG AAGGCGAGTCGCCTCCCAGCGCTGCTCTCTCGAGTTCCTGGAAGATGCTGTGGGATGTGCCTCAGTTCAAAG AACCAAACACATATCCGGATCCCCAAGACACAAAGGCCTGAAGAAGACTCACTTCATCAAGAACATGAGGCAGTATGATACAAGGAACAGCAG GATCGTGCTCATCTGCGCCAGGCGGTCCTTGTGTGCGGCCTTCTCAGTGCTGCCCTATGGAGAAGGCCTGCGGGTCAG TGACCTCAGGGTGGACAGCCAGAAGCAGAGGCACCCCTCCGGTGGCGTCTCCGTGTCTTCTGAGATGGTCTTTGAGTTGGAAGGCGTCGAGCTGGGAGCAGATGGGAAG GTGGTGTCTTATGCCAAGTTCCTGTACCCTACCAATGCCCTGGTCACACACAAGACGGACAGCCACGGCCTGCCGCCCCAGCCCCGGCCCAGCGTCCCCCGCGCTCTGCCAGGCTCAAGATACAAACCAGCCCCGGCCAAGTCAGCGCCAGCCGGCACGGAGCTAG GGAGTGACGCAGGGGATGCGCTGGAGTATAACCCCAACCTCCTGGACGACCCACAGTGGCCCTGCGGCAAGCACAAGCGGGTCCTCATCTTCGCCTCTTACATG ACCACGGTGATAGAGTATGTGAAGCCCTCTGACCTCAAGAAGGACATGAACGAGACTTTCCGAGAGAAGTTCCCGCACATCAAACTGACACTGAGCAAGATCCGGAG TTTAAAGCGGGAGATGCGGAACCTTTCTGAGGAGTGCAGCCTGGAGCCCGTGACGGTGTCCATGGCCTACGTGTACTTTGAGAAGCTCGTCCTGCAGGGCAAACTCAACAAGCAAAACCGCAAGCTGTGCGCCGGGGCGTGCGTGCTGCTCGCTGCCAAGATCAGCAGCGACCTCCGCAGGAGTGAAGTGAAGCAGCTCATCGAC AAGCTAGAAGAAAGGTTTCGATTCAACAGACGGGATCTAATTGGGTTCGAGTTCACGGTGCTGGTGGCCTTGGAACTCGCGCTCTACCTTCCCGAGAGCCAGGTGTTACCTCATTACCGACGCCTCACGCAGCAGTTCTAG
- the CABLES2 gene encoding CDK5 and ABL1 enzyme substrate 2 isoform X1, whose amino-acid sequence MQRQRRRVASQRCSLEFLEDAVGCASVQRTKHISGSPRHKGLKKTHFIKNMRQYDTRNSRIVLICARRSLCAAFSVLPYGEGLRVSDLRVDSQKQRHPSGGVSVSSEMVFELEGVELGADGKVVSYAKFLYPTNALVTHKTDSHGLPPQPRPSVPRALPGSRYKPAPAKSAPAGTELGSDAGDALEYNPNLLDDPQWPCGKHKRVLIFASYMTTVIEYVKPSDLKKDMNETFREKFPHIKLTLSKIRSLKREMRNLSEECSLEPVTVSMAYVYFEKLVLQGKLNKQNRKLCAGACVLLAAKISSDLRRSEVKQLIDVSVPVPPQPGLQPPHPPTRPGHLRGACGEPGAGLHPHPNPLPWVGDGARAPHNLLAFSTQKLEERFRFNRRDLIGFEFTVLVALELALYLPESQVLPHYRRLTQQF is encoded by the exons ATGCAGCGCCAGAG AAGGCGAGTCGCCTCCCAGCGCTGCTCTCTCGAGTTCCTGGAAGATGCTGTGGGATGTGCCTCAGTTCAAAG AACCAAACACATATCCGGATCCCCAAGACACAAAGGCCTGAAGAAGACTCACTTCATCAAGAACATGAGGCAGTATGATACAAGGAACAGCAG GATCGTGCTCATCTGCGCCAGGCGGTCCTTGTGTGCGGCCTTCTCAGTGCTGCCCTATGGAGAAGGCCTGCGGGTCAG TGACCTCAGGGTGGACAGCCAGAAGCAGAGGCACCCCTCCGGTGGCGTCTCCGTGTCTTCTGAGATGGTCTTTGAGTTGGAAGGCGTCGAGCTGGGAGCAGATGGGAAG GTGGTGTCTTATGCCAAGTTCCTGTACCCTACCAATGCCCTGGTCACACACAAGACGGACAGCCACGGCCTGCCGCCCCAGCCCCGGCCCAGCGTCCCCCGCGCTCTGCCAGGCTCAAGATACAAACCAGCCCCGGCCAAGTCAGCGCCAGCCGGCACGGAGCTAG GGAGTGACGCAGGGGATGCGCTGGAGTATAACCCCAACCTCCTGGACGACCCACAGTGGCCCTGCGGCAAGCACAAGCGGGTCCTCATCTTCGCCTCTTACATG ACCACGGTGATAGAGTATGTGAAGCCCTCTGACCTCAAGAAGGACATGAACGAGACTTTCCGAGAGAAGTTCCCGCACATCAAACTGACACTGAGCAAGATCCGGAG TTTAAAGCGGGAGATGCGGAACCTTTCTGAGGAGTGCAGCCTGGAGCCCGTGACGGTGTCCATGGCCTACGTGTACTTTGAGAAGCTCGTCCTGCAGGGCAAACTCAACAAGCAAAACCGCAAGCTGTGCGCCGGGGCGTGCGTGCTGCTCGCTGCCAAGATCAGCAGCGACCTCCGCAGGAGTGAAGTGAAGCAGCTCATCGACGTGAGTGTGCCTGTCCCGCCCCAGCCTGGCctgcagcccccccaccccccaacaaggCCTGGCCACCTGCGGGGAGCCTGTGGGGAACCTGGAGCCGGCCTGCACCCACACCCCAACCCGCTGCCCTGGGTGGGAGACGGGGCCCGGGCCCCGCATAATCTCCTCGCTTTTTCAACGCAGAAGCTAGAAGAAAGGTTTCGATTCAACAGACGGGATCTAATTGGGTTCGAGTTCACGGTGCTGGTGGCCTTGGAACTCGCGCTCTACCTTCCCGAGAGCCAGGTGTTACCTCATTACCGACGCCTCACGCAGCAGTTCTAG